A single window of uncultured Methanospirillum sp. DNA harbors:
- a CDS encoding clostripain-related cysteine peptidase — MVGSDLESEGGAATDNIKEMIKGAGDIVPDDLQIIVAYGGANKSGWKGMTIATYDQIKKDLENGVIGDDNISSYSNPSLDMGSPAGLKTFIEWTKDRWNGNTTYMIFWDHGSGYQGYGSDEITGNKENVSDIQTAFKETNFKSDVIGFDACLMSELEVISALSPFGTYFVGSEETEPGSGWTYDTWMKVLAQDPSQNPLTVCRTIVDSYVNASGDGGRTLAIIDLKQIPDVVSRLDELGVSLNKVLEEENGLRVLGKAYRNTTKFAQEPGDEGGTSLDLPLLLQYLISHVQDSGSSSSSVNDSAAKAIVYERHDKYITDAKGLSILDPQGTTHDLYVEDGVNARVSPAWDSFTEDFLKKLASDTDKPALNSTGENEYIIEDTSDTASVWIGYYAYDPTADQITEIGNIPAMEDASGKFSIPEWDGTWYYLKDTADPDNHALLGLSYEDMTDDGIVQFSSKLNLIQNGENNTIYLSAYIDPSVREADLDFRPYTIEDNGEILLSRTLLEPKAGDTINTYAPLIQQEGTDQNWISTGSLSLKGPVEMVHDILPDGIYGIGLVADYGNGYQSNSPIEKIEISGGKIVREGNLTI; from the coding sequence ATGGTCGGAAGTGACCTGGAATCTGAAGGAGGGGCAGCCACAGATAATATCAAAGAGATGATTAAAGGAGCTGGTGATATCGTTCCAGATGATCTCCAGATTATTGTGGCATATGGAGGAGCAAATAAGTCCGGCTGGAAAGGGATGACAATCGCCACATATGATCAAATAAAGAAGGACCTTGAGAATGGTGTAATCGGAGATGACAACATCAGTAGTTATTCAAACCCTTCTCTGGATATGGGTTCCCCAGCCGGATTAAAAACATTTATTGAATGGACCAAAGATCGATGGAATGGAAATACCACCTACATGATCTTCTGGGATCATGGTAGCGGTTATCAGGGATATGGGTCTGATGAAATAACAGGAAATAAAGAGAATGTATCAGATATTCAAACTGCTTTCAAGGAGACCAATTTTAAGTCCGATGTAATAGGCTTTGATGCATGTCTTATGAGTGAACTTGAGGTCATTTCGGCCTTATCTCCCTTTGGAACATATTTCGTAGGCTCAGAAGAGACAGAACCAGGTTCCGGATGGACATACGATACATGGATGAAAGTTCTGGCCCAGGATCCATCGCAAAATCCTCTGACTGTTTGCAGAACAATCGTGGATTCTTATGTAAATGCATCAGGTGACGGGGGACGAACCCTCGCCATTATAGATCTAAAGCAAATTCCAGATGTTGTTTCCAGGTTGGATGAACTCGGTGTATCACTAAATAAGGTACTTGAAGAGGAGAACGGACTGAGAGTTCTTGGAAAAGCATATCGGAACACGACGAAATTTGCCCAGGAACCAGGGGATGAAGGGGGAACGAGTCTAGATCTTCCATTATTACTCCAGTATCTGATCTCTCATGTTCAGGATTCAGGTTCCTCAAGCTCTTCTGTGAACGATTCGGCAGCCAAAGCTATTGTCTATGAACGACATGACAAATATATCACGGACGCGAAAGGTCTCTCTATTCTGGATCCACAGGGCACAACACATGATCTGTATGTAGAGGATGGAGTAAATGCCAGGGTATCACCCGCCTGGGATTCCTTTACTGAAGATTTCCTGAAAAAACTTGCAAGTGATACAGATAAACCTGCCCTCAATAGTACCGGAGAAAACGAATACATAATTGAGGATACCAGTGACACAGCATCGGTCTGGATTGGATATTATGCCTATGATCCAACAGCTGACCAAATCACGGAAATAGGAAATATTCCGGCAATGGAGGATGCATCTGGAAAATTCTCAATTCCTGAGTGGGATGGAACATGGTATTACCTGAAAGATACTGCCGATCCAGACAATCACGCCCTACTCGGTTTATCATATGAAGATATGACCGATGATGGGATTGTTCAGTTCTCTTCAAAATTAAACCTTATCCAGAATGGAGAAAATAATACCATTTACCTCTCGGCTTATATAGATCCCAGTGTCAGAGAAGCAGATCTCGATTTCAGACCTTATACAATCGAAGATAATGGAGAAATATTGCTATCCCGGACTCTGTTAGAACCCAAAGCAGGAGATACGATAAACACGTATGCTCCTCTGATACAACAGGAAGGGACTGACCAGAACTGGATCTCAACAGGGTCGCTTTCTCTCAAGGGACCTGTCGAGATGGTTCATGACATTCTTCCTGATGGAATATACGGAATTGGATTGGTCGCAGATTATGGGAATGGATACCAGAGCAATTCACCAATAGAGAAGATCGAGATATCTGGTGGAAAGATCGTACGGGAAGGAAACCTTACGATCTAA
- the cls gene encoding cardiolipin synthase, whose amino-acid sequence MSTLSTIIHDFILPIILILNICFAITVVFIERKNPTATIAWLMVLVFIPVIGFVLYLFFGQSFYRDRMFKIKKEDDEHVSEIIKLQKKELFREDLPIGQPIPESYRRMMLMLMESSRALVTVHNKVRIFVDGNDKFSALLEAIRGAQDHIHMEYYILKDDEIGNEIFTALIERARAGVSVRFLGDGLGAAGPGKEFFKPYLEAGGKLAFFFPSLIHITHPRINYRNHRKIAIIDGKTGFIGGFNIGDDYLSRIVEWAPWRDTAVQVDGDSVAAMQIRFFLDWNYAAKEDELIYDQRYFPDRHDSSGTWLPMQIVSGGPDTYWNPIKESYLKLIQLASESVYIQTPYFIPDDSILDALRMAALSGIDVRIMMPAKPDHWFVYWAGYSYIEQLLESGVKAYTYDSGFIHAKTIVIDEAAASVGSANWDVRSFRLNFETNAIMYDQEIAKELKNYFLKDLEVCSPLDKDRFAALPSKIKLKLSISRVFSPLL is encoded by the coding sequence ATGAGTACATTATCGACTATAATACACGACTTTATTCTTCCGATTATCCTGATCCTGAATATTTGTTTTGCGATTACCGTTGTTTTTATTGAGCGAAAGAATCCTACTGCTACGATTGCCTGGCTCATGGTCCTCGTGTTTATCCCGGTCATCGGGTTCGTTCTCTATCTCTTTTTCGGGCAGAGTTTCTACCGGGATCGGATGTTTAAAATCAAAAAGGAGGATGATGAGCACGTATCTGAAATAATCAAACTTCAGAAGAAGGAACTCTTCCGGGAAGATCTGCCTATTGGACAACCGATTCCAGAGTCGTATCGCCGGATGATGTTGATGCTAATGGAGAGCAGTCGTGCTCTTGTCACCGTGCATAATAAGGTACGCATTTTTGTTGATGGTAACGACAAATTTTCTGCACTCCTTGAGGCAATTCGCGGTGCACAAGATCATATCCATATGGAGTATTACATTCTCAAAGATGATGAGATCGGGAATGAAATATTTACTGCACTAATAGAACGAGCACGTGCAGGGGTATCAGTCAGATTTCTAGGTGACGGCCTGGGTGCTGCCGGACCTGGTAAGGAATTTTTTAAGCCATACCTTGAAGCAGGTGGCAAACTGGCGTTCTTCTTCCCATCGCTCATTCATATAACTCATCCCAGGATTAATTACCGTAATCATCGGAAGATTGCAATTATTGATGGGAAAACCGGGTTTATTGGGGGATTTAATATTGGAGATGACTATCTCAGCAGGATTGTTGAGTGGGCTCCATGGCGTGATACTGCAGTGCAGGTTGATGGAGATAGTGTTGCAGCAATGCAGATCAGGTTCTTCCTTGACTGGAATTATGCTGCCAAAGAGGATGAACTGATATATGATCAAAGGTATTTCCCGGATCGACATGATTCTTCTGGCACATGGCTCCCGATGCAGATCGTCTCCGGTGGTCCGGATACGTACTGGAATCCGATAAAAGAATCATACCTGAAACTGATTCAGTTGGCATCTGAATCGGTTTACATTCAGACGCCCTATTTTATTCCTGATGACAGTATCCTTGATGCATTACGAATGGCCGCATTATCAGGAATTGACGTCAGAATAATGATGCCGGCAAAACCAGATCACTGGTTTGTATACTGGGCAGGGTATTCGTATATCGAACAACTGCTCGAATCCGGAGTGAAAGCATATACGTATGATTCCGGTTTTATTCATGCAAAAACTATCGTTATAGATGAGGCTGCTGCATCTGTGGGAAGTGCGAACTGGGATGTCAGGAGTTTCCGGTTAAATTTTGAGACAAATGCCATCATGTATGATCAGGAGATTGCAAAAGAACTGAAGAATTACTTCCTCAAAGATCTTGAGGTCTGTTCTCCACTGGATAAAGACCGGTTTGCTGCACTTCCATCAAAGATAAAGTTAAAACTCTCAATTTCCCGGGTATTCTCTCCACTTCTCTAA